The window ACCATTCGAGGTGGACAGGCACAGAGCCCTACCGTGATTATGACAATCTCAAAACCGTTTGTAACTGTGTATAGGTATCTGAAGATGATGGCACTTGAAACGAAGATCAACTACGAGCATTCACTTCATGAAGCTATGGTACATAATTATACAGTAgttaatttattcaactcaAATAAACCACCTTCCAATTAGGCTCATCAGTAGCTACCATACAAGCATAAATAAGATACAAATACAAACTGATGTGACAAACATGGGAAAACAATtcacataaacataaaaaaggaTAATTCTAGGAGCAAAGTAGTCCACATGAACTGTTAAGGAGCTGCTTCTGAAAAAGCAGAAATAATTTTCACTTTTGAATCCAAAATCATCAAAAAGTGTTGTCATATCTAACACCATTGTTGAAAAAGCTTGCAATTTACATTCTAATAACTTTTTTGGGCACGTAGAACTGAAACAAAGGTTTATCATGGCCATTGATAAACTAGATGTCAATTAAGTCAGGAAAAAAGTGCTACCCAGTTTCCCGCTtgaacagaaaaaataaaaatcaacattgCACTGCATATTGCTTGAGAACTCCAACCGCTAAGTCATCTTGCAGTCATCCCTGCCCTTACTTTTGCCTTTCttgccatttttcttcccatcttttCCAGGGAGGGGCATGTCCATGTTGCTATGGGTTGCATTTGTGTCTATCGGTTTCTCATTGGCATCCAATGCTGCTTCTACTGGTAAGGATGCAGCTCGAAGGGGGATTTGGTCTTTGTCTGTGATTTCTGCAACTCCAGTGTTGGAAGGCTCTTCTTTATCCTTCGTCATGTGGCTTTGTTTATGCATGTCATCTTCCACGTCAACCAAATTACGTTTACACCCATTATCCGGTGTGGCTAAGTGGGTACAGGCCTCTTTATCCTTTGAGTTTTCTGTATTACTGATATTAACAGTATCGTGTTCACCTATAAGGACTTCTTCAACGGGTACCTCAATGTCCAGTTGCTCTGGATTTTCGGGTGTGGCTACAGGTGTACACGCCTCTCTATCATTTGGACTTTCAATACAACTGTTAATATCAGCATTGTTTTCATCTGATCGGACTTCTTCCGAACCAGCCTCAACTTTTGGCTGCTCCAGATTTTCATCAAACTGTGTCTCAATGGCTGCGTCTATATCCATGTCATCAAAATCAAAGGACTGTCCTTTCTCGTCGTCATCGTCAAAATCTTCCACGCTGTCCTGTTGGTAGGTCTCTAGACCAGTGAGCACTTCATCCTTATGGACACTTTGACTCCTTTCATGTTCCACGGGTTCCTCTGCAGGCGGTAATTCGTCATTACTGACCTCACATCTTGCTTTCTCAGATTGTGGTGTCGGGACCTTTGTGTCGGAGGCATCTTCAACAACCTGCTCTTCATGCAGCAATTTCTCGATTTCAGCAACAGGTTCAGCCCGTGCCTCTACAAGGATCTGCTCCCTGTCGAGGACACAGGAGTTCTCCAGCTCGACTGAGTTGAAGTCCTTTCTGTACCTGTCCACATTCTCTACTTCTGGCTCTTGGCTTGTAAAAGTTTCCTTTTCAAGAACGTTCTCAGACACCTTGTTGAGGGTGTCAGAATTCACGGCAACAGAGGGATCAGATGGTGACAATTGTGGATCTTGTAGACTGTCACCAATGTCATGGGTAGACAGCACAGACACGGGATTCTGACATTCAGAAGGCTCGAGGTGAGGAATTTCACCATGACCTTCGATATCTGATCTGGCTACAGAGTCTTCTTTACTAGAGTTTGTAGTTTCAGAACTTATTTCACTTTCATTATGGACAACAGTTGGGCTTATGTCACCTTGACTTGGAAGCTCTACGTTAGTGGAGAAATCTAATCTGGAGTCACAAACACTGTGAACAACCTCTGGCTCAGAACCCGTTACATATCCTTCCTGGACTTCCACAGATTCcaaactttctttttgtttattgGTACTGTGATCCGTTTGTGTCCCACTGAGTGGTAAAGTGAGAGAAAAAGTCTGATTCAAGGCTTCCGATTCATCTGGCTTTACTTTTTCCACTTCtaaatgttgtatgttttgctcCAGCTGGGACTCTTTGCAATTATGAACATTTGaggtttctgtttgttccaccttTTCAGATACAGCTACTTGACCTGCAGTTGAATCTACGAGGCTCTCAGTGGTGTGACCATCAGTGCCACATTCCGTGGCAGACCCATTATTTCCTGAGGCCACTCCCGCGCCTGCTATCTGAATAATTTCTTGATTTGTCACAgtttcttcctttttgtcccCGTGTTGAGTTTGTTCCTCAAGGCCTGCTTTCTTTTTGcctctcttctttttctttttctttttaacattctTATGAGGCTTGGTAAAGATTTTTTCTCCCTCGTCACTGCTTGCCTCAGCAGTTTTATGGAGCAATTCCATGTTGGACTCAGGCTCTACTACTTGTGGAGAAAGTTCAGAATCTTTGACAACTGGTACTTGGGGACACAATTTGGAATGATTTATATCTTCTTCCTGGATACAAGAGTCAGAATCTTTTATATCTTTAGCTTGGGGACACGATTCAGAATTTTTTCCGCCTTCTTGGTGACATGATTCTGGATCTTTTATGTCTTCTTGTGGATTTGATTCAGAATCTTTGAAATCTTCAACTTTGGGACAAAAGTCAGAAAGCTGTATGCCTTCTTGAGGACATAATTCATTAGCTTTCACATCTACTTGGGGATAAGATTCTGGATTTGTTAGGTCTTTTAGGGGATAAAATTCCAAATCTTTGATTTCATCAACTTGTTTATAGGATTTAGAATCTTGTGTATATTCTTGAGGGCGTGATACAGAATGTTTGTCTTCCAATTGGTGACATAATTTTGGATCTATTATGTCTTCTTGGGCATGCGGGTCAAAATCTTTGACCACTGCTTGGAGACAAAATTCTGGATCTTTTTTGTCTTCTACTTGGGAATGTGATTCAGAGCCTTTTACATCTACTTGGTAGCAAACTTCAGAATATTTGACACTCTGGACTTGGGTACATGGTTCAGAATCTCTTACATCTTCTTTGGGACATGGTTCAGAATCTTTTGTATCTTCTTGAGAGGATTCTGAATCTCTGACATCTACTTGGTGACATAAATCAAAATCTTGTACACTACCTTGAGGAAGCAATTCCCAATCTTTCACATCGACTTGCGGACATGATTCTGGATCTTTTAGGTTATCTTCTTGAGGACATGATTCAAATTCTTTGACATCTACTTGGGCATAGGATTTGGAATCTTGTATATCTCCTTGAGGGCAGGATGCAGAATCTTTGGCAGCCATGTTGCAAAATAATGCTTGatcttttatttcttcttcctgGAGATGTGATTCAAAATCTTTAACATCTTCTTGGAGACAGGATTCAGAATATTGGGCTCCTTGTACATTGAGAGATGGTTGAGAATATTTTAGTTCTTTGGCACATGATTCAGAATTTTGTATATCTTTTTGGGGAAAAGATTCAAaatccatgatatttacttgGAGACAGGGTCCAGAATCATTATCTTCTTCATGGGAATGTGAGTCTGAGTCTTTGACAGCTTGTACAATTGGTTCTAATTTCATCAAATTGATGTCCTCATTTGTTTCCTCCTCAGTACCTGATTTCGGGTTATCAACATCTACTTCACCgcttgttttgtcttttatttcttcTTGGGGACGTGATTCTGAGTCTTTGACAGCTTGTACAAGTGGTTCTAATGTAATCAAATTGATGTTCTCATTGGTTTCACGTTTGTTTGGCTTTTCAATGTCATTTGAATTTTCTTCGAGGTCACTGTCATTTATTTCTGTTCCTGTTTCCAAATCAGGGTTCAATTGTGGAAGGGTTTCAGGAGTACTTGCTGCATTTCCCTGAATTATAGCATTGAGAGGTATTTCTTCTCTGGCTTTTCTGACTGGCAGTTCAATTTGCAAGTCCTGGCTACTGTCATTTTCTTTAATTGAGCTTGACTGCTCAGAAGTATTAGAGAGCCTGTCGGCACTCAGGTGGCTCGTCTGGTCTTCCTCAAACACTTCTCGACGTTCTTGATCCAACTCTTCCTTTCCACTACTTCTCAACTGAGTCTCCTCTGACCTTCCTGAGAAATCATGAAGAGCAGACTGTAATAGGACGCCAAATGGGAGACACCAGTTTCAAGAGTAATCTTCACTAAAAGAGCGACAGCAGAAGAGAAGGCTAAGCTCCTGGTTGATTCAGAGAACCGCAGAGGAAAAAGGACCATGGGGAAAGCACGAGAGGTGCAAGAGAAGGCAGGGAAAAGATAGCAATTAAACTTTCAACAAACAGCAGAACATCTGTGTGGTGTCAATACAGCAGCACCACCACTTACCTTAGCCAATACCACAAACTACAACTTTCacaatgttttgggaatgtactCTGAGGATATAGAGGGAAAAAactatagaataaaaaaaatatattcttgtAAAGGTTGACGTgcacattccccccccccacagaaaaTCACAATTCTTCCAGAAAATGATGCAAGGTCTGTCAAAGAGAAACTACACACACTTGCTTTTAGAAGTGTTGAGTCGTCACTATGTGCTGTTGATATAATTAAAATTCACATGAAGAAATAACTGATACATGTAACAGATTGTTCGGTATGTGATCCAGGGCTGCTTGACCACCCTTAATGGCAGCAGTGTGTAGTTCCTCTTTAAGCTGTTTAAGGCAAATCAGTGGTATTATAAGAAGCATCATGAAGGCTTAAAAAAACTGAAGATGCAACTATaaagaaacatttattaaaattcaaatgagcacagaatgaaaaatgtcatgtaCAGTGGCATcttgacttatgagtttaatttgtgccataaatgacctttttttactcagtgtaccataatttctcatgcataaaacacatgtaaacaaaaagtccatttaaaatcAGTGTGTATTATAAAACTACAGGAATTGAGGTACTCATAGTGAAAATTTGGAAGTAAACATCTTCAGTTGGTTTGCTGAAAAGCCATGCAAAAGAGAAAAGATGCTTGGTTCCCAAGTGCGTTTTACCGAGCATGCTGTTCCCCTCCGGCGGAGAGGCCGGCGAACCCTGAGTCGGTTGGGGAACGGCGTCTCCACTGGTTGTGATGTCGCTTTCTGTCTCATCAGCATCGCCATTGATGCTCAGATCGGGTCCCAGTACTATTCCGTGTTTCTggacaaaatacagtgaagtaTTCTCAGCCttaaatatataatacaatTCATACACTAAGTCATTCTGCACAAAAAATAGCAAGGTAAATACCGTAATGTTTAGTTGGGGTGCAAAAGTACTTCATGAGTACTACTCATGCCTTTTCATGGCAAATCTTTGAAAGATCAAACTTTCATGACAT of the Syngnathoides biaculeatus isolate LvHL_M chromosome 14, ASM1980259v1, whole genome shotgun sequence genome contains:
- the lrrfip1a gene encoding uncharacterized protein lrrfip1a isoform X6; translated protein: MGTQGTGRKRNSNKDRSTAEDDALNLIAREAEARLAAKRAARAEAREIRMRELERQQKELSDDDERMSVGSRGSVRASYVPSDFYSLNGVSTGRNLGSAGSYQTSLYEDSVCSGSRRFSGSNSGSHQPVEYGSYRNSNSRTSSRANSVHTSPVQPVEYGSYRNANSRTSSRANSAHTSPVVDDRDYLEKGSRAASALTTTTLASLGATSSRRGSVETSITVDAETATREIKEIHELKDQIQDVESKYIQNVKEVKDALKEVEEKYRKAMVSNAQLDNEKNNLMYQVDTLKDSLIELEELLSESRREYEEKVKDFEREKHAHSVLQFQFNEMKCTLKQSEELLNEIRQLRMKQEGFAREITDLQETVEWKDKKIGALERQKEYTDAIRTERDELREEVVKLKDILKKHGIVLGPDLSINGDADETESDITTSGDAVPQPTQGSPASPPEGNSMLGRSEETQLRSSGKEELDQERREVFEEDQTSHLSADRLSNTSEQSSSIKENDSSQDLQIELPVRKAREEIPLNAIIQGNAASTPETLPQLNPDLETGTEINDSDLEENSNDIEKPNKRETNENINLITLEPLVQAVKDSESRPQEEIKDKTSGEVDVDNPKSGTEEETNEDINLMKLEPIVQAVKDSDSHSHEEDNDSGPCLQVNIMDFESFPQKDIQNSESCAKELKYSQPSLNVQGAQYSESCLQEDVKDFESHLQEEEIKDQALFCNMAAKDSASCPQGDIQDSKSYAQVDVKEFESCPQEDNLKDPESCPQVDVKDWELLPQGSVQDFDLCHQVDVRDSESSQEDTKDSEPCPKEDVRDSEPCTQVQSVKYSEVCYQVDVKGSESHSQVEDKKDPEFCLQAVVKDFDPHAQEDIIDPKLCHQLEDKHSVSRPQEYTQDSKSYKQVDEIKDLEFYPLKDLTNPESYPQVDVKANELCPQEGIQLSDFCPKVEDFKDSESNPQEDIKDPESCHQEGGKNSESCPQAKDIKDSDSCIQEEDINHSKLCPQVPVVKDSELSPQVVEPESNMELLHKTAEASSDEGEKIFTKPHKNVKKKKKKKRGKKKAGLEEQTQHGDKKEETVTNQEIIQIAGAGVASGNNGSATECGTDGHTTESLVDSTAGQVAVSEKVEQTETSNVHNCKESQLEQNIQHLEVEKVKPDESEALNQTFSLTLPLSGTQTDHSTNKQKESLESVEVQEGYVTGSEPEVVHSVCDSRLDFSTNVELPSQGDISPTVVHNESEISSETTNSSKEDSVARSDIEGHGEIPHLEPSECQNPVSVLSTHDIGDSLQDPQLSPSDPSVAVNSDTLNKVSENVLEKETFTSQEPEVENVDRYRKDFNSVELENSCVLDREQILVEARAEPVAEIEKLLHEEQVVEDASDTKVPTPQSEKARCEVSNDELPPAEEPVEHERSQSVHKDEVLTGLETYQQDSVEDFDDDDEKGQSFDFDDMDIDAAIETQFDENLEQPKVEAGSEEVRSDENNADINSCIESPNDREACTPVATPENPEQLDIEVPVEEVLIGEHDTVNISNTENSKDKEACTHLATPDNGCKRNLVDVEDDMHKQSHMTKDKEEPSNTGVAEITDKDQIPLRAASLPVEAALDANEKPIDTNATHSNMDMPLPGKDGKKNGKKGKSKGRDDCKMT
- the lrrfip1a gene encoding uncharacterized protein lrrfip1a isoform X1, whose amino-acid sequence is MGTQGTGRKRNSNKDRSTAEDDALNLIAREAEARLAAKRAARAEAREIRMRELERQQKELSDDDERMSVGSRGSVRGSSVLSHKSKKKKKHKHKEKDRNGHDDEYSVLSSWASYVPSDFYSLNGVSTGRNLGSAGSYQTSLYEDSVCSGSRRFSGSNSGSHQPVEYGSYRNSNSRTSSRANSVHTSPVQPVEYGSYRNANSRTSSRANSAHTSPVVDDRDYLEKGSRAASALTTTTLASLGATSSRRGSVETSITVDAETATREIKEIHELKDQIQDVESKYIQNVKEVKDALKEVEEKYRKAMVSNAQLDNEKNNLMYQVDTLKDSLIELEELLSESRREYEEKVKDFEREKHAHSVLQFQFNEMKCTLKQSEELLNEIRQLRMKQEGFAREITDLQETVEWKDKKIGALERQKEYTDAIRTERDELREEVVKLKDILKKHGIVLGPDLSINGDADETESDITTSGDAVPQPTQGSPASPPEGNSMLGRSEETQLRSSGKEELDQERREVFEEDQTSHLSADRLSNTSEQSSSIKENDSSQDLQIELPVRKAREEIPLNAIIQGNAASTPETLPQLNPDLETGTEINDSDLEENSNDIEKPNKRETNENINLITLEPLVQAVKDSESRPQEEIKDKTSGEVDVDNPKSGTEEETNEDINLMKLEPIVQAVKDSDSHSHEEDNDSGPCLQVNIMDFESFPQKDIQNSESCAKELKYSQPSLNVQGAQYSESCLQEDVKDFESHLQEEEIKDQALFCNMAAKDSASCPQGDIQDSKSYAQVDVKEFESCPQEDNLKDPESCPQVDVKDWELLPQGSVQDFDLCHQVDVRDSESSQEDTKDSEPCPKEDVRDSEPCTQVQSVKYSEVCYQVDVKGSESHSQVEDKKDPEFCLQAVVKDFDPHAQEDIIDPKLCHQLEDKHSVSRPQEYTQDSKSYKQVDEIKDLEFYPLKDLTNPESYPQVDVKANELCPQEGIQLSDFCPKVEDFKDSESNPQEDIKDPESCHQEGGKNSESCPQAKDIKDSDSCIQEEDINHSKLCPQVPVVKDSELSPQVVEPESNMELLHKTAEASSDEGEKIFTKPHKNVKKKKKKKRGKKKAGLEEQTQHGDKKEETVTNQEIIQIAGAGVASGNNGSATECGTDGHTTESLVDSTAGQVAVSEKVEQTETSNVHNCKESQLEQNIQHLEVEKVKPDESEALNQTFSLTLPLSGTQTDHSTNKQKESLESVEVQEGYVTGSEPEVVHSVCDSRLDFSTNVELPSQGDISPTVVHNESEISSETTNSSKEDSVARSDIEGHGEIPHLEPSECQNPVSVLSTHDIGDSLQDPQLSPSDPSVAVNSDTLNKVSENVLEKETFTSQEPEVENVDRYRKDFNSVELENSCVLDREQILVEARAEPVAEIEKLLHEEQVVEDASDTKVPTPQSEKARCEVSNDELPPAEEPVEHERSQSVHKDEVLTGLETYQQDSVEDFDDDDEKGQSFDFDDMDIDAAIETQFDENLEQPKVEAGSEEVRSDENNADINSCIESPNDREACTPVATPENPEQLDIEVPVEEVLIGEHDTVNISNTENSKDKEACTHLATPDNGCKRNLVDVEDDMHKQSHMTKDKEEPSNTGVAEITDKDQIPLRAASLPVEAALDANEKPIDTNATHSNMDMPLPGKDGKKNGKKGKSKGRDDCKMT
- the lrrfip1a gene encoding uncharacterized protein lrrfip1a isoform X4; the protein is MGTQGTGRKRNSNKDRSTAEDDALNLIAREAEARLAAKRAARAEAREIRMRELERQQKELSDDDERMSVGSRGSVRGSSVLSHKSKKKKKHKHKEKDRNGHDDEYSVLSSWASYVPSDFYSLNGVSTGRNLGSAGSYQPVEYGSYRNSNSRTSSRANSVHTSPVQPVEYGSYRNANSRTSSRANSAHTSPVVDDRDYLEKGSRAASALTTTTLASLGATSSRRGSVETSITVDAETATREIKEIHELKDQIQDVESKYIQNVKEVKDALKEVEEKYRKAMVSNAQLDNEKNNLMYQVDTLKDSLIELEELLSESRREYEEKVKDFEREKHAHSVLQFQFNEMKCTLKQSEELLNEIRQLRMKQEGFAREITDLQETVEWKDKKIGALERQKEYTDAIRTERDELREEVVKLKDILKKHGIVLGPDLSINGDADETESDITTSGDAVPQPTQGSPASPPEGNSMLGRSEETQLRSSGKEELDQERREVFEEDQTSHLSADRLSNTSEQSSSIKENDSSQDLQIELPVRKAREEIPLNAIIQGNAASTPETLPQLNPDLETGTEINDSDLEENSNDIEKPNKRETNENINLITLEPLVQAVKDSESRPQEEIKDKTSGEVDVDNPKSGTEEETNEDINLMKLEPIVQAVKDSDSHSHEEDNDSGPCLQVNIMDFESFPQKDIQNSESCAKELKYSQPSLNVQGAQYSESCLQEDVKDFESHLQEEEIKDQALFCNMAAKDSASCPQGDIQDSKSYAQVDVKEFESCPQEDNLKDPESCPQVDVKDWELLPQGSVQDFDLCHQVDVRDSESSQEDTKDSEPCPKEDVRDSEPCTQVQSVKYSEVCYQVDVKGSESHSQVEDKKDPEFCLQAVVKDFDPHAQEDIIDPKLCHQLEDKHSVSRPQEYTQDSKSYKQVDEIKDLEFYPLKDLTNPESYPQVDVKANELCPQEGIQLSDFCPKVEDFKDSESNPQEDIKDPESCHQEGGKNSESCPQAKDIKDSDSCIQEEDINHSKLCPQVPVVKDSELSPQVVEPESNMELLHKTAEASSDEGEKIFTKPHKNVKKKKKKKRGKKKAGLEEQTQHGDKKEETVTNQEIIQIAGAGVASGNNGSATECGTDGHTTESLVDSTAGQVAVSEKVEQTETSNVHNCKESQLEQNIQHLEVEKVKPDESEALNQTFSLTLPLSGTQTDHSTNKQKESLESVEVQEGYVTGSEPEVVHSVCDSRLDFSTNVELPSQGDISPTVVHNESEISSETTNSSKEDSVARSDIEGHGEIPHLEPSECQNPVSVLSTHDIGDSLQDPQLSPSDPSVAVNSDTLNKVSENVLEKETFTSQEPEVENVDRYRKDFNSVELENSCVLDREQILVEARAEPVAEIEKLLHEEQVVEDASDTKVPTPQSEKARCEVSNDELPPAEEPVEHERSQSVHKDEVLTGLETYQQDSVEDFDDDDEKGQSFDFDDMDIDAAIETQFDENLEQPKVEAGSEEVRSDENNADINSCIESPNDREACTPVATPENPEQLDIEVPVEEVLIGEHDTVNISNTENSKDKEACTHLATPDNGCKRNLVDVEDDMHKQSHMTKDKEEPSNTGVAEITDKDQIPLRAASLPVEAALDANEKPIDTNATHSNMDMPLPGKDGKKNGKKGKSKGRDDCKMT
- the lrrfip1a gene encoding uncharacterized protein lrrfip1a isoform X8; the protein is MGTQGTGRKRNSNKDRSTAEDDALNLIAREAEARLAAKRAARAEAREIRMRELERQQKELSDDDERMSVGSRGSVRGSSVLSHKSKKKKKHKHKEKDRNGHDDEYSVLSSWASYVPSDFYSLNGVSTGRNLGSAGSYQQPVEYGSYRNANSRTSSRANSAHTSPVVDDRDYLEKGSRAASALTTTTLASLGATSSRRGSVETSITVDAETATREIKEIHELKDQIQDVESKYIQNVKEVKDALKEVEEKYRKAMVSNAQLDNEKNNLMYQVDTLKDSLIELEELLSESRREYEEKVKDFEREKHAHSVLQFQFNEMKCTLKQSEELLNEIRQLRMKQEGFAREITDLQETVEWKDKKIGALERQKEYTDAIRTERDELREEVVKLKDILKKHGIVLGPDLSINGDADETESDITTSGDAVPQPTQGSPASPPEGNSMLGRSEETQLRSSGKEELDQERREVFEEDQTSHLSADRLSNTSEQSSSIKENDSSQDLQIELPVRKAREEIPLNAIIQGNAASTPETLPQLNPDLETGTEINDSDLEENSNDIEKPNKRETNENINLITLEPLVQAVKDSESRPQEEIKDKTSGEVDVDNPKSGTEEETNEDINLMKLEPIVQAVKDSDSHSHEEDNDSGPCLQVNIMDFESFPQKDIQNSESCAKELKYSQPSLNVQGAQYSESCLQEDVKDFESHLQEEEIKDQALFCNMAAKDSASCPQGDIQDSKSYAQVDVKEFESCPQEDNLKDPESCPQVDVKDWELLPQGSVQDFDLCHQVDVRDSESSQEDTKDSEPCPKEDVRDSEPCTQVQSVKYSEVCYQVDVKGSESHSQVEDKKDPEFCLQAVVKDFDPHAQEDIIDPKLCHQLEDKHSVSRPQEYTQDSKSYKQVDEIKDLEFYPLKDLTNPESYPQVDVKANELCPQEGIQLSDFCPKVEDFKDSESNPQEDIKDPESCHQEGGKNSESCPQAKDIKDSDSCIQEEDINHSKLCPQVPVVKDSELSPQVVEPESNMELLHKTAEASSDEGEKIFTKPHKNVKKKKKKKRGKKKAGLEEQTQHGDKKEETVTNQEIIQIAGAGVASGNNGSATECGTDGHTTESLVDSTAGQVAVSEKVEQTETSNVHNCKESQLEQNIQHLEVEKVKPDESEALNQTFSLTLPLSGTQTDHSTNKQKESLESVEVQEGYVTGSEPEVVHSVCDSRLDFSTNVELPSQGDISPTVVHNESEISSETTNSSKEDSVARSDIEGHGEIPHLEPSECQNPVSVLSTHDIGDSLQDPQLSPSDPSVAVNSDTLNKVSENVLEKETFTSQEPEVENVDRYRKDFNSVELENSCVLDREQILVEARAEPVAEIEKLLHEEQVVEDASDTKVPTPQSEKARCEVSNDELPPAEEPVEHERSQSVHKDEVLTGLETYQQDSVEDFDDDDEKGQSFDFDDMDIDAAIETQFDENLEQPKVEAGSEEVRSDENNADINSCIESPNDREACTPVATPENPEQLDIEVPVEEVLIGEHDTVNISNTENSKDKEACTHLATPDNGCKRNLVDVEDDMHKQSHMTKDKEEPSNTGVAEITDKDQIPLRAASLPVEAALDANEKPIDTNATHSNMDMPLPGKDGKKNGKKGKSKGRDDCKMT
- the lrrfip1a gene encoding uncharacterized protein lrrfip1a isoform X18 gives rise to the protein MQEDSERYSRPSQAHMLSDDDERMSVGSRGSVRQPVEYGSYRNANSRTSSRANSAHTSPVVDDRDYLEKGSRAASALTTTTLASLGATSSRRGSVETSITVDAETATREIKEIHELKDQIQDVESKYIQNVKEVKDALKEVEEKYRKAMVSNAQLDNEKNNLMYQVDTLKDSLIELEELLSESRREYEEKVKDFEREKHAHSVLQFQFNEMKCTLKQSEELLNEIRQLRMKQEGFAREITDLQETVEWKDKKIGALERQKEYTDAIRTERDELREEVVKLKDILKKHGIVLGPDLSINGDADETESDITTSGDAVPQPTQGSPASPPEGNSMLGRSEETQLRSSGKEELDQERREVFEEDQTSHLSADRLSNTSEQSSSIKENDSSQDLQIELPVRKAREEIPLNAIIQGNAASTPETLPQLNPDLETGTEINDSDLEENSNDIEKPNKRETNENINLITLEPLVQAVKDSESRPQEEIKDKTSGEVDVDNPKSGTEEETNEDINLMKLEPIVQAVKDSDSHSHEEDNDSGPCLQVNIMDFESFPQKDIQNSESCAKELKYSQPSLNVQGAQYSESCLQEDVKDFESHLQEEEIKDQALFCNMAAKDSASCPQGDIQDSKSYAQVDVKEFESCPQEDNLKDPESCPQVDVKDWELLPQGSVQDFDLCHQVDVRDSESSQEDTKDSEPCPKEDVRDSEPCTQVQSVKYSEVCYQVDVKGSESHSQVEDKKDPEFCLQAVVKDFDPHAQEDIIDPKLCHQLEDKHSVSRPQEYTQDSKSYKQVDEIKDLEFYPLKDLTNPESYPQVDVKANELCPQEGIQLSDFCPKVEDFKDSESNPQEDIKDPESCHQEGGKNSESCPQAKDIKDSDSCIQEEDINHSKLCPQVPVVKDSELSPQVVEPESNMELLHKTAEASSDEGEKIFTKPHKNVKKKKKKKRGKKKAGLEEQTQHGDKKEETVTNQEIIQIAGAGVASGNNGSATECGTDGHTTESLVDSTAGQVAVSEKVEQTETSNVHNCKESQLEQNIQHLEVEKVKPDESEALNQTFSLTLPLSGTQTDHSTNKQKESLESVEVQEGYVTGSEPEVVHSVCDSRLDFSTNVELPSQGDISPTVVHNESEISSETTNSSKEDSVARSDIEGHGEIPHLEPSECQNPVSVLSTHDIGDSLQDPQLSPSDPSVAVNSDTLNKVSENVLEKETFTSQEPEVENVDRYRKDFNSVELENSCVLDREQILVEARAEPVAEIEKLLHEEQVVEDASDTKVPTPQSEKARCEVSNDELPPAEEPVEHERSQSVHKDEVLTGLETYQQDSVEDFDDDDEKGQSFDFDDMDIDAAIETQFDENLEQPKVEAGSEEVRSDENNADINSCIESPNDREACTPVATPENPEQLDIEVPVEEVLIGEHDTVNISNTENSKDKEACTHLATPDNGCKRNLVDVEDDMHKQSHMTKDKEEPSNTGVAEITDKDQIPLRAASLPVEAALDANEKPIDTNATHSNMDMPLPGKDGKKNGKKGKSKGRDDCKMT